A section of the Clostridium omnivorum genome encodes:
- a CDS encoding sensor histidine kinase codes for MKNSIKAKITLGLTVIFIISGILLNIFIRQIFTSNLEKSIKSTMSDLMKSSREVIVSNINNDKTQFDEQALYKSISKVVGSSVIGNYYQYELRDTKGKVVDSNIIDEMSELLEKGTSSALEGRAVINIKYSEEDAIGILSYPIYSDSKFIGIINIASSFSDIYADNIKTINMITRIEIGIFVFIFTAAYLFASSMIKPILTLTKQVQSVEEGNYDGNIEIKSKDEIGILIKEFMLMKDKIKDQIETINKEKEKVEKLEKVRREFFNNVTHELKTPLTAISGYSQMLLQNRTEDEEFKHRAEERIYLESERLHKLVLDLIEVSKGTLFLEEDKIQIEVDKLLGDVCSDMKIKADKYFVSINKNIAEGKVFGQQRKLQQLFINLVDNAIKYSFKGSTIYVTGKKIENAYEIKVKNTGKPIDENIYNRIFEPFIKGKDEVEKGSSGLGLYICSEIVKEHEGQITIENGNEITVKVEIPLVK; via the coding sequence GATTAACTGTAATTTTTATTATATCCGGAATACTGTTAAATATTTTTATAAGACAAATATTCACTTCTAATTTAGAAAAAAGCATAAAAAGCACTATGTCCGATTTAATGAAAAGCTCTAGAGAGGTTATAGTAAGCAATATAAATAATGATAAAACACAATTTGATGAGCAGGCTCTCTATAAAAGCATATCTAAAGTAGTTGGGTCATCGGTAATAGGTAATTATTATCAATATGAACTAAGGGATACAAAGGGAAAAGTGGTAGATTCCAATATAATCGATGAAATGAGCGAGCTGCTTGAAAAGGGTACTAGTTCAGCCTTAGAAGGCAGGGCAGTGATAAATATTAAATATTCAGAGGAAGATGCTATTGGGATTTTGTCATATCCTATTTACAGCGACAGTAAGTTTATTGGAATAATAAATATAGCCAGCAGCTTTAGTGATATATATGCTGATAATATAAAGACAATAAATATGATAACACGTATTGAAATAGGTATTTTTGTATTCATTTTTACTGCAGCCTATCTTTTTGCTAGTAGTATGATAAAGCCTATACTAACGCTTACAAAGCAAGTGCAGAGTGTAGAGGAAGGCAACTACGATGGAAATATAGAAATTAAAAGTAAAGATGAAATAGGTATATTAATAAAAGAATTTATGCTGATGAAGGATAAGATAAAGGATCAAATAGAAACTATAAATAAAGAAAAGGAAAAGGTTGAAAAGCTTGAAAAAGTAAGGAGAGAATTTTTTAATAACGTTACACATGAGCTAAAAACACCCCTTACAGCTATATCTGGTTACTCTCAAATGCTGCTCCAAAATAGGACAGAGGATGAAGAGTTTAAGCATAGGGCTGAGGAAAGAATTTATCTTGAAAGTGAAAGGCTGCATAAACTAGTTCTAGATTTAATTGAAGTATCCAAGGGTACTTTGTTTTTGGAGGAGGACAAAATACAAATTGAAGTGGACAAGCTTTTAGGCGACGTATGCTCAGATATGAAAATTAAAGCAGATAAATATTTTGTAAGCATAAACAAGAATATAGCTGAAGGCAAAGTATTTGGACAGCAAAGAAAGCTGCAGCAGCTTTTTATTAATTTAGTTGATAATGCAATAAAGTATTCTTTTAAAGGAAGCACAATATATGTAACCGGAAAGAAAATAGAAAATGCATATGAGATAAAAGTTAAAAATACAGGTAAACCCATAGATGAAAATATATATAATCGCATTTTTGAACCTTTTATAAAGGGAAAAGATGAAGTGGAAAAGGGAAGCAGTGGCCTTGGGTTATATATTTGCAGCGAAATAGTTAAGGAGCATGAAGGACAAATAACTATTGAGAATGGAAATGAAATAACAGTTAAGGTGGAGATACCCCTTGTTAAATAA
- a CDS encoding APC family permease has protein sequence MFSRIRRLLIGDTLRTDQLTAEKFNVFWGLPILSSDAISSVAYAGEEILIVLIPILGLLSYKYMFYAALCIVFLLFLLVFSYRQTIDNYPCGGGSYIVAHDNLGTIPGLVAGASLSIDYILTVAVSVSAGTAAIYSAVPALYAHKVVISVAIIILMTLGNLRGIKDSSRLFGVPTYLFIVSVAVMIITGIIRHFVFGYNPQPLYPIQQKAIGDITLFLFLRAFASGCTALTGVEAVSNGIPNFREPSQKNAKIVLGLLAGVVLFIFGGLSYLATIYHAVPNPENTVIAQIATQVFGTSFMYYAVQVTTAFILIMAANTAYADLPLLLSLLGRDGFVPRQFAKRGKRLSFSNGIILLCIASCLLIIVFSGDTHNLMPLYAVGVFISFTLSQTGMFTKWIREKTPGWKHKAVINGMGALVTFITVIIIGITKFKHGAWIVCVLIPIFVFVMLRIKRHYIKIAEQLKLPLNIRPKNLEPSDDKQHVIILVNSLNKAFLKCLNYSKYISKNIVAFYVSVDSEEAKKLQKKWEEYDVGIPLIVRQSPYREIIDPLIDFINSEEHASKPGETVTVVIPQLVITKWWHNILHNQTSLFIKNMLYKRRNIIVISVPYIIEE, from the coding sequence ATGTTTTCAAGAATTCGAAGATTATTAATAGGTGATACATTACGAACGGACCAACTTACAGCAGAAAAGTTTAATGTATTTTGGGGTTTACCAATTTTGTCTAGCGATGCTATCTCTTCAGTTGCTTATGCAGGAGAAGAGATTTTGATAGTATTAATTCCTATACTTGGATTACTATCATATAAATACATGTTTTATGCTGCACTATGTATAGTGTTTTTATTATTTTTACTGGTATTTTCATATAGACAAACTATAGACAATTATCCATGTGGTGGTGGTTCATATATTGTTGCTCATGACAATTTAGGTACAATTCCTGGTCTTGTAGCAGGAGCATCACTATCAATTGACTATATTTTGACTGTAGCCGTTAGCGTTAGTGCAGGTACAGCAGCTATTTACTCAGCAGTACCAGCGTTATATGCACATAAAGTAGTTATTTCTGTTGCTATTATTATATTAATGACTCTAGGTAATTTAAGGGGAATTAAGGATTCTTCAAGACTATTTGGAGTTCCAACTTATTTATTTATTGTATCAGTTGCAGTTATGATTATTACTGGAATTATTAGACACTTTGTATTTGGATATAATCCACAACCATTATACCCTATACAGCAAAAGGCAATAGGAGATATAACTCTCTTTTTATTCTTAAGAGCTTTTGCTTCTGGGTGTACAGCACTTACTGGTGTTGAAGCTGTAAGTAATGGTATTCCAAACTTTAGAGAACCTTCTCAAAAAAATGCTAAAATTGTACTTGGTTTGCTTGCTGGAGTTGTATTGTTTATATTTGGAGGATTATCTTATCTAGCTACAATATATCATGCAGTTCCGAACCCAGAAAATACAGTTATTGCTCAAATTGCTACACAAGTTTTTGGTACAAGTTTCATGTATTATGCTGTACAAGTTACCACAGCATTTATCTTAATAATGGCTGCTAATACTGCTTATGCTGATCTTCCACTTCTTTTATCATTACTAGGAAGAGATGGATTTGTTCCTAGACAATTTGCTAAGAGAGGAAAAAGATTAAGCTTCTCTAATGGAATTATATTATTATGCATTGCTTCATGCTTATTGATAATAGTATTTAGCGGTGATACGCATAACTTAATGCCTTTGTATGCCGTAGGAGTTTTCATATCCTTTACACTTTCACAAACAGGTATGTTTACCAAATGGATTAGAGAAAAAACACCTGGATGGAAACATAAAGCAGTTATAAATGGTATGGGTGCATTAGTTACATTTATAACAGTTATAATAATTGGAATAACTAAGTTTAAACATGGTGCTTGGATTGTATGTGTTCTAATACCTATCTTTGTATTTGTTATGCTTAGGATAAAGAGACATTATATAAAAATCGCAGAGCAGCTAAAGCTTCCTCTAAATATAAGGCCAAAGAATCTTGAGCCCTCTGATGATAAGCAGCACGTAATTATCCTAGTAAATTCTTTAAATAAGGCCTTTTTAAAATGCTTGAACTATTCAAAGTATATTTCTAAGAATATTGTTGCCTTTTATGTTTCTGTAGATAGCGAAGAAGCTAAAAAGTTACAGAAGAAATGGGAAGAGTACGATGTGGGGATTCCCCTAATTGTAAGACAATCGCCTTATAGGGAGATTATAGACCCTCTAATAGATTTTATAAATTCAGAGGAACATGCTTCAAAGCCTGGAGAAACAGTTACTGTAGTTATACCACAGCTTGTTATTACAAAATGGTGGCATAATATACTTCACAATCAGACTTCCTTATTTATAAAGAATATGCTTTATAAGCGCAGAAATATTATAGTAATTTCTGTACCATATATAATAGAAGAGTAA
- the thrS gene encoding threonine--tRNA ligase: protein MNNEKELLALRHTAAHILAQAVKRLYPEVKLTIGPSIENGFYYDFDSNETFTAAMLEDIEKEMKNIVKENLKLERFVLSREEAMKLMKEKDEPYKVELIEGIPENEELSFYKQGEFVDLCAGPHVESTGKVKAFKLLSVAGAYFRGDENNKMLQRIYGTAFASKEELKEYLNMLEEAKKRDHRKLGKELKLFALMEEGPGFPFFLPNGVVLKNALIDYWRELHKKYGYIEIETPIILNRELWETSGHWFHYKENMYTVNIDEEEFAIKPMNCPGGMLVYKSEAHSYRELPIRAAEMGRVHRHELSGALHGLMRVRAFTQDDAHIFMLPEQIKDEIKGVISLIDEIYTRFGFKYKVELSTKPENSMGSAEDWEIAESALQGALDEINMDYKINPGDGAFYGPKIDFHLEDSIGRRWQCGTIQLDFQLPQRFDLHYIGSDNEKHRPIVIHRAIFGSLERFIAILIEHFGGKFPTWIAPVQVNVLPISDKFSNYAESIVKLLEDKNIRVSLDNRTEKIGYKIREARNERVPYIIVIGEKEQDQNKISLRSRKNGEEGLVELSDFISRIKDEIDNKVLEL, encoded by the coding sequence ATGAATAATGAAAAAGAACTACTTGCTCTTAGACACACTGCCGCACACATACTTGCTCAGGCAGTAAAAAGATTATATCCTGAGGTAAAACTAACTATAGGTCCTTCCATAGAAAACGGCTTTTACTATGATTTTGATTCTAATGAGACTTTTACTGCAGCAATGCTAGAAGACATTGAAAAAGAAATGAAAAATATAGTAAAAGAAAATTTAAAGCTAGAACGTTTTGTGCTTTCAAGAGAAGAAGCTATGAAACTTATGAAAGAAAAAGATGAACCTTACAAAGTTGAATTAATTGAAGGCATTCCAGAAAATGAAGAGCTTTCTTTCTACAAGCAAGGTGAATTTGTTGACCTGTGTGCTGGTCCTCATGTAGAGTCCACTGGCAAAGTTAAAGCTTTTAAGCTTTTATCTGTTGCTGGAGCTTACTTTAGAGGCGATGAAAACAATAAGATGCTTCAAAGAATCTATGGAACAGCTTTTGCTTCAAAGGAAGAGCTAAAGGAATATTTAAATATGCTGGAGGAGGCTAAAAAAAGGGATCACAGAAAGCTTGGAAAAGAGCTTAAACTATTTGCACTAATGGAAGAAGGTCCAGGTTTTCCTTTCTTTTTACCTAATGGGGTAGTGCTAAAAAATGCTCTGATAGATTATTGGAGAGAGCTTCATAAAAAGTATGGCTATATAGAAATTGAAACTCCAATCATACTTAATAGAGAGCTGTGGGAAACTTCAGGACATTGGTTTCACTACAAGGAAAATATGTATACTGTAAATATTGATGAAGAGGAATTTGCTATTAAGCCTATGAACTGCCCAGGAGGAATGTTAGTATACAAGTCTGAAGCTCATTCCTATAGAGAGCTGCCTATTAGAGCTGCTGAAATGGGAAGGGTTCACAGACATGAGCTATCAGGTGCACTGCATGGACTTATGAGAGTAAGGGCCTTCACTCAGGATGATGCCCATATATTCATGCTTCCAGAACAAATTAAGGATGAAATCAAAGGGGTAATATCCCTGATAGATGAGATATATACTAGGTTTGGCTTTAAATATAAAGTTGAGCTTTCAACTAAGCCAGAAAACTCCATGGGAAGTGCCGAGGATTGGGAGATAGCTGAAAGCGCTCTTCAAGGTGCCTTAGACGAAATAAACATGGACTATAAAATCAACCCAGGCGATGGTGCCTTCTATGGTCCAAAAATAGATTTTCATCTAGAAGACAGCATAGGCAGAAGGTGGCAATGCGGAACTATTCAGCTTGATTTCCAGCTTCCACAGAGATTTGATCTTCATTATATAGGAAGTGATAACGAAAAACATCGTCCTATAGTAATTCATAGAGCCATCTTTGGAAGCCTTGAGAGGTTTATAGCTATTTTAATTGAACACTTCGGCGGCAAGTTCCCAACTTGGATAGCGCCTGTTCAAGTAAATGTGCTTCCTATCTCTGATAAATTTAGCAACTATGCGGAAAGTATTGTTAAACTTCTAGAAGATAAAAATATAAGGGTGTCTCTAGATAACAGAACTGAAAAAATAGGCTACAAAATCAGAGAAGCTAGAAATGAAAGAGTTCCTTATATAATAGTTATTGGTGAAAAGGAACAAGATCAAAATAAAATTTCCTTAAGAAGCAGGAAGAACGGTGAGGAGGGGCTTGTAGAGCTATCAGACTTCATTTCAAGAATTAAAGATGAAATAGATAATAAGGTACTGGAGCTTTAA
- a CDS encoding APC family permease, whose product MFETLKRLLIGKPLRNDALSGEKYSVAMGLPILSSDAISSVAYATEEILLVLYPVVGILAYNSMIGVSAAIVGLLVLLTFSYKQTIQNYPNGGGAYIVAKENLGLIPGISAGAALSVDYILTVAVSISAGTSAIISAFPSLERHRVLICLLILLLIMLGNLRGITESAKIFSIPPYAFILGMVTMILVGIVKFKVTGIVPPPPSNAAIATQSSVTIILLLRAFSSGCSALTGVEAVSNAVPNFREPSTKHAQITLMLLAFIVLIVFGGISVLASIYKVAPVAGKTVLSQIAMGVFGQGFMYYYIQVTTAVILAMAANTAYSGFPMLISVISHEGYAPRQFALRGDRLSYSNGIIALSTVAAILIVVFKGETHLLIPLYAVGVFVSFTLSQTGMFMRWVRTKEPGWVHKAIINGMGALVTGVAVIIIGATKFTHGAWIVIVIIPTLVKAMLKVKDHYNAVAKQLRIEEDELATIDLDKELYRNRVIVPIASVNRASIRALRYAKTISDHVTAFNITINEEEKEKIEKKWAILNTDIPLVVRNSPYRKIVNPLIEFIESEEYDMKKGDMITVVIPNFTVRNMWHKLLHNHTRMFISGELLKHKHIAIATVPLKLKDDNIILKDKK is encoded by the coding sequence ATGTTTGAAACTTTAAAACGATTATTAATTGGAAAGCCACTGAGAAATGATGCACTTAGTGGAGAAAAATACAGCGTTGCAATGGGACTACCTATACTATCAAGTGATGCTATTTCTTCAGTTGCCTATGCTACAGAGGAAATATTGCTTGTGCTATATCCTGTAGTTGGAATACTAGCATACAATAGCATGATAGGAGTTTCCGCTGCAATTGTAGGACTTTTAGTGCTATTAACTTTTTCCTATAAACAAACTATTCAAAACTATCCTAATGGTGGAGGGGCATATATTGTAGCTAAGGAAAACTTAGGACTTATTCCTGGTATTTCAGCAGGAGCTGCTCTATCAGTTGACTATATACTTACAGTTGCGGTAAGTATTTCAGCAGGAACATCGGCTATTATTTCCGCATTTCCATCTCTAGAAAGACATAGAGTGCTTATATGCCTATTAATTTTATTGCTTATAATGCTTGGAAACTTAAGAGGTATTACCGAATCAGCTAAAATCTTTAGCATACCACCTTATGCTTTTATACTAGGAATGGTTACTATGATATTAGTTGGAATTGTTAAATTTAAAGTTACTGGTATTGTACCACCACCACCAAGTAATGCAGCAATTGCAACACAAAGCTCAGTGACTATAATTTTGCTTCTTAGAGCCTTTTCATCTGGATGTTCTGCGTTAACGGGAGTTGAGGCTGTAAGTAATGCAGTACCAAACTTTAGAGAACCTTCAACAAAGCATGCTCAAATTACTCTTATGCTGCTGGCGTTTATAGTACTTATAGTTTTTGGTGGTATATCCGTTTTAGCTAGCATATATAAAGTTGCTCCAGTAGCAGGAAAAACTGTACTTTCACAAATTGCTATGGGTGTTTTTGGACAAGGTTTTATGTATTACTACATACAGGTTACTACTGCAGTTATACTTGCAATGGCAGCAAATACTGCATATTCAGGTTTTCCAATGTTAATTTCAGTAATTTCTCATGAGGGTTATGCTCCAAGACAATTTGCATTAAGAGGAGATAGACTAAGCTATTCTAATGGAATTATTGCTTTATCAACAGTAGCTGCTATTCTTATTGTTGTATTTAAAGGGGAGACACATCTTCTTATTCCACTATATGCAGTAGGAGTGTTCGTTTCATTTACCCTTTCACAAACAGGAATGTTTATGAGATGGGTTAGAACCAAAGAACCTGGATGGGTGCATAAAGCAATCATTAACGGAATGGGTGCTTTAGTTACAGGTGTAGCAGTAATAATCATCGGCGCTACAAAATTCACTCATGGAGCATGGATTGTTATAGTTATAATTCCAACCTTGGTAAAGGCTATGCTTAAAGTTAAAGATCACTATAATGCAGTTGCTAAACAGCTAAGAATTGAAGAAGATGAATTAGCTACCATAGATTTAGATAAAGAACTATATAGAAACCGTGTTATTGTTCCAATTGCCAGCGTGAATAGGGCGAGTATAAGAGCTCTTAGATATGCAAAAACAATTTCGGATCATGTAACAGCCTTTAATATAACTATAAATGAAGAAGAAAAAGAAAAAATAGAGAAAAAATGGGCAATACTTAATACTGATATTCCTCTGGTTGTAAGAAATTCTCCATATAGAAAGATTGTAAATCCTCTTATAGAATTTATTGAATCAGAAGAATACGATATGAAAAAAGGCGATATGATCACAGTTGTAATACCAAACTTTACTGTTAGAAATATGTGGCATAAATTGCTTCATAATCATACTAGAATGTTTATCAGCGGCGAACTATTGAAGCATAAGCACATAGCTATTGCAACAGTGCCTTTAAAGTTAAAGGACGACAATATTATTCTTAAGGATAAAAAGTAA